The following DNA comes from Leptospiraceae bacterium.
AGTTTTAACCCCGTTTCTTCGTAGAGTTCTCGGATGGCGGCATCTTCTGGATTTTCTCCTTCATCAATCCCACCTTGTGGGAGTTGGTAATTCTCTGGATGATCGACTCGATCTCCAACCAAAACCTTCATCTGGGAATTAAACACCAAAATCCCCACATTTTTACGATAGGGTTTTTCTTGATTTTTCATCTTTGTGTTCAAAAATTTCTTCTCTTTTTGTTTTTGCAAAGTGTTTTTAAGTTTGAGACTTCACGAAGCATTTAATTTTCCTTTGTTTAGATAAATCATATCAAAAAGAATTTCTAAGAAAATTGATTCTTATAATAAAGAAATTTTATAAATTTCATTTATAATAAATTGATTTTAAAATCTAAATTTACTTTACGTTGGCTTTCACACAAAAAGAAATGTAAAAACAAAAAAGGAGACGTATTATGGTGACGATTGATCTTAAAGACAAAACAGCCATCATCACAGGCTCTGCACGAGGGATAGGGAAAGCCATAGCCGAAAAATTAGCTCAAGCAGGAGCAAAAGTCGTAATCAATGACATTTTAGAAGAACAAGCAAAACAAACCGCCGAAGAAATCGCAAACAAATACCAAGTAGAAACTTTATATTTTGCGTGTGACATTTCGAAAGAAGAAGAAGCAAATAAGTTGATTGAGCTCTGCAAAGAAAAATGGGGAAAAGTTGATATTCTTGTGAATAATGCAGGTATCACACGGGATACACTTCTTTTACGTATGACTAAAGAACAATGGGATCAAGTCATCAACGTGAATCTTACGGGAACGTTTCTTTGCACCAAAGCTGCTTTTAAGGTCATGATGAATCAACGAAGCGGTGTGATTATCAATATTTCGTCTATTGCAGGGGAAAATGGAAACATTGGACAAGCGAATTACTCTGCATCGAAAGCAGGTGTGATTGGTTTAACCAAGACTGTTGCGATGGAAGGGGCAGCAAGAGGAGTTCGTTGTAATGCCATAGCACCAGGTTTCATTCAAACTGCTATGACAGATGCTATTCCAGAAAAAATCAAACAAAAAATGATCGATAGCATACCTCTTCGAAGACCGGGAATGCCTGAAGATATTGCAAATGCGGTTTTGTTTTTAGTATCAGATTTGGCATCATACATTACGGGCATTGTGTTGGATGTTAATGGTGGGGGTTTTCGTCCTTAATCACAAAAAACAAAAAAACCCACTTTTAAACTTGCCAAATTAATATCGTTCATTTTAATTGCTGTAAACTTTTTTGAAGGAGATGTCTATGACTGATGAGTTGTTCCAAAAGGTTCGATCCATCATAGCACAGCAATTGGGTGCAGAGGAATCAGAAATCACAGAAGATTCCCATTTTATTGAAGATTTAGGAGCAGACTCTCTTGATACTGTGGAATTAGTCATGGCTTTGGAAGAAGAGTTTGGTATTGAAATCTCTGATGAAGATGCAGAAAAAATCCAAACCGTAGGTGATGTAATCAAATACATCAAAGAACATCAAAAATAAGGATTTCAATTGGACCGGTTTTCTTTTTCTATCAATCGATTGAAGATCGTGATAGAAAAAAGAAAATCGGTCTTCCCCTACGTATGCAATACTCAGAGTATGAAAAATTAATCCTTGATAAAGAAAGAATCCAAAAGCTAAAAGAACTATCAAAACATTTAAACATTCGATTTCGAGATTATCGATTGTATGATCTTGCTTTGACTCATAGTAGTTTAGCTAACGAACCGAATTCTCACAAATTAAACAACCAGCGTTTAGAATACTTAGGAGATGCTATCATTGGTTTTATAGTAAATGATTATCTTTTTCGTAATTTTCATCTCAATGAAGGTCAGATGGCGAGAATTAAATCCATTGCTGTATCAGAAAAATCATTGGCAAGTGCAGCAAGAAAACTCCGCTTAGGACAGTACTTAAAGATGAGCAAAGGAGAAAAAAACAGCGGCGGTGCAAGGCGTCCATCAAACTTAGCAGATGCTTTCGAAGCAATGGTTGCAGCAATTTACTTGGATCAAGGAATTGAGGCAGCAAAAAAATTTGTTCTATCAATGCTTGAGGGAAGATTAAAAAAACTCACCAAACCAGGAAAAGCA
Coding sequences within:
- the acpP gene encoding acyl carrier protein, with the translated sequence MTDELFQKVRSIIAQQLGAEESEITEDSHFIEDLGADSLDTVELVMALEEEFGIEISDEDAEKIQTVGDVIKYIKEHQK
- the fabG gene encoding 3-oxoacyl-ACP reductase FabG, whose product is MVTIDLKDKTAIITGSARGIGKAIAEKLAQAGAKVVINDILEEQAKQTAEEIANKYQVETLYFACDISKEEEANKLIELCKEKWGKVDILVNNAGITRDTLLLRMTKEQWDQVINVNLTGTFLCTKAAFKVMMNQRSGVIINISSIAGENGNIGQANYSASKAGVIGLTKTVAMEGAARGVRCNAIAPGFIQTAMTDAIPEKIKQKMIDSIPLRRPGMPEDIANAVLFLVSDLASYITGIVLDVNGGGFRP
- the rnc gene encoding ribonuclease III, coding for MQYSEYEKLILDKERIQKLKELSKHLNIRFRDYRLYDLALTHSSLANEPNSHKLNNQRLEYLGDAIIGFIVNDYLFRNFHLNEGQMARIKSIAVSEKSLASAARKLRLGQYLKMSKGEKNSGGARRPSNLADAFEAMVAAIYLDQGIEAAKKFVLSMLEGRLKKLTKPGKAIDPKSALQEIIQKKYHTHPIYELVSQEGPDHKREFVFRVIINGIEIARGSGSSKKKAEKQAAQKALEKIKNQFDELLI